In a genomic window of Cryptomeria japonica unplaced genomic scaffold, Sugi_1.0 HiC_scaffold_120, whole genome shotgun sequence:
- the LOC131036352 gene encoding BURP domain-containing protein 16-like, with amino-acid sequence MHKMIDATSFDANEFCHSAGLICREDVDFLTKAGGSSFANANAELEEVKENVFFDKKELRESGEMILPDLSPCKNLGAFLPRELAQMMPPFSTANVSQILNLLGISSESNMSRIMESTLELCEEKGEEGEVKRCSTSVEGMVEFVASLFGSDVDLLTDTSVVGSGQRVKVTKVSKRENIVGGKPPVTCHIFAFPYGVSYCHSIKGSEVFDLQLEVVQGNEKVRRNATAVCHYFSDGAGGNQASCHPVFGEMLLWMPRPKGD; translated from the coding sequence ATGCACAAGATGATTGACGCTACTTCTTTCGATGCCAACGAATTCTGCCACTCTGCCGGTTTGATTTGCCGTGAAGACGTGGATTTTCTGACGAAAGCGGGTGGTTCAAGTTTTGCGAACGCCAATGCCGAACTTGAGGAGGTCAAGGAAAACGTGTTTTTTGACAAGAAAGAGCTGCGGGAGTCGGGGGAAATGATATTACCGGATCTTAGCCCTTGCAAAAATTTGGGCGCATTTTTGCCCAGAGAGTTAGCACAGATGATGCCGCCATTTTCCACTGCAAATGTTTCTCAGATTCTGAATTTGTTGGGCATCTCGAGCGAGTCAAATATGTCCCGCATCATGGAGAGCACGTTGGAGTTGTGCGAGGAAAAGGGCGAAGAAGGAGAAGTGAAGAGGTGCAGCACATCCGTTGAGGGCATGGTGGAATTCGTGGCCTCTCTTTTTGGATCTGACGTGGACTTGCTTACTGACACGTCAGTTGTTGGATCCGGTCAGCGGGTTAAGGTTACGAAAGTGAGTAAGAGGGAGAATATTGTGGGAGGTAAACCACCCGTAACGTGTCATATCTTTGCGTTTCCTTACGGAGTGAGTTATTGTCATTCTATCAAGGGTAGTGAGGTATTTGATCTGCAGCTGGAAGTTGTGCAGGGGAATGAGAAGGTTAGGAGGAACGCTACAGCAGTGTGTCATTATTTTTCAGATGGAGCGGGAGGAAATCAGGCTTCTTGTCATCCAGTTTTCGGGGAGATGTTACTCTGGATGCCTAGGCCTAAGGGTGACTAG
- the LOC131865831 gene encoding BURP domain-containing protein 16-like: MATRSTFLLLLLVGVSAIISWLHQVGAVSSNVAELQRQRWRGKLPEVAIPQTLAARLSPLSLTELQSLAAGLKKIDAASFAAHKFCGAAGLICSEDVSFPARAGSNFANPNAELGEIEEHVFFDKEELRESGEMILPDLSPCKYLVSFLPSELAQMMPPFSTANVSQILNLLNISSGSNLSRSMVSTLEMCEARGEEGEVHTCSTSVEGMVEFVVSRLGSDVDLFTDTSVVGSDQRVRVTKVSKRENMVGGKPPVTCHNFAFPYGVSYCHSIKGSEVFDLQLEVVQGNEKVRRNATAVCHYLSNGAGGNQAACHPVFGEMLLWTPKA; encoded by the exons ATGGCGACAAGAAGCACATTTCTGCTACTCCTGCTGGTTGGAGTTAGC GCAATTATTTCATGGCTCCATCAGGTCGGTGCCGTTAGCAGCAACGTTGCTGAGTTGCAGCGTCAGCGGTGGCGAGGGAAGCTTCCAGAAGTCGCTATACCCCAAACCCTCGCGGCCCGTCTCTCCCCTCTTTCTCTAACAGAGCTGCAGAGTTTGGCGGCGGGGCTGAAGAAGATAGACGCTGCTTCTTTCGCTGCCCACAAATTCTGCGGCGCCGCCGGTTTGATATGCAGTGAAGACGTGAGTTTTCCTGCGAGAGCTGGTTCAAATTTTGCGAACCCCAATGCCGAACTTGGGGAGATCGAGGAGCACGTGTTCTTCGACAAAGAGGAGCTGCGGGAGTCGGGAGAAATGATATTACCGGATCTTAGCCCTTGCAAATATTTGGTCTCATTTTTGCCCAGCGAGTTAGCACAGATGATGCCGCCGTTTTCTACTGCAAATGTTTCTCAAATTCTGAATTTGTTGAACATCTCGAGCGGGTCGAATTTGTCCCGCAGCATGGTGAGCACGTTGGAGATGTGCGAGGCAAGGGGTGAAGAAGGAGAAGTGCACACGTGCAGCACCTCCGTTGAAGGCATGGTGGAATTTGTGGTGTCTCGTTTGGGATCTGACGTGGACCTGTTTACTGACACGTCAGTTGTTGGATCCGATCAGCGGGTTAGGGTTACGAAAGTGAGTAAGAGGGAGAATATGGTGGGAGGTAAACCGCCCGTAACGTGTCATAACTTTGCGTTTCCTTACGGGGTGAGTTATTGTCATTCTATCAAGGGAAGTGAGGTATTTGATCTGCAGTTGGAGGTAGTGCAGGGGAATGAGAAGGTTAGGAGGAACGCTACAGCAGTATGTCATTATTTGTCTAATGGAGCGGGAGGAAATCAGGCAGCTTGTCATCCCGTTTTCGGGGAGATGTTGCTTTGGACGCCTAAGGCCTAA